The Erigeron canadensis isolate Cc75 chromosome 4, C_canadensis_v1, whole genome shotgun sequence genome window below encodes:
- the LOC122598493 gene encoding pollen receptor-like kinase 3, translated as MALLSFKKSLTKSDSLYNWKDDGSNPCDPNNVWVGIICSNGVISSINLSSMDLEGRPDIRPLEHIDGLKAISIENNSLAGPMPEINRLSYLKAFYAGSNWFSGVIPSDFFQTLGSLKKLWLQHNNFSGQIPVSIGELPNLKELHLEYNQFSGPIPSFPEAADVLTTLDLSYNKLQGQIPQTLNKFDTKAFENNADLCGQKLSKECNKQQPKSQQPPTTSESKSSPKWIIMLVVVLLLLLIFIGKASTNEPPYDTTSRSNNTNNKDNKDAASSSTSSSSRKGGSQKGQQAVAGVGPLTGKSSSVGDLVMVNEERGVFGLQDLMKAAAEVLGNGGLGSAYKATLGNGVSVVVKRVREMNQMTKEVFDVEMKKLAKLNHPNILTPLAYHFRKEEKLLVSEYVPKGSLLYVLHGDRGISHAELNWANRLKIIKGVAGGMGFLHTEFASYPLPHGNLKSSNVLIGSDYEAVLSDYAFHPLLNNTPTVQCMFAYKSPEAILNQKVSQKSDVYCMGIIILELITGKYPSQYFNNQKGGGGTDVVQWVRSALAENREKELIDPEIISTTSSTTGEMEKLLHIGAACTESEPDERIDLKEAIRRIQEVHM; from the exons ATGGCTCTCCTTAGTTTTAAGAAATCGCTAACCAAATCTGATTCTTTGTACAACTGGAAAGATGATGGGTCCAACCCATGTGACCCCAATAATGTGTGGGTTGGCATAATATGTTCAAACGGGGTGATTAGCAGCATCAACCTCTCAAGTATGGATCTTGAAGGCCGGCCCGACATCCGTCCCCTGGAGCATATCGACGGCCTGAAAGCCATCAGCATCGAAAACAACTCCCTTGCGGGCCCAATGCCGGAGATCAATCGTCTTAGCTATCTAAAAGCTTTTTATGCAGGTAGTAACTGGTTCTCCGGGGTCATACCTTCAGATTTTTTCCAGACATTAGGGTCCTTAAAGAAACTGTGGTTACAACATAATAACTTTTCTGGACAGATCCCCGTGTCTATCGGAGAATTACCAAACCTTAAGGAACTCCATTTAGAATACAACCAATTCTCTGGGCCCATCCCCTCTTTCCCGGAAGCTGCAGATGTCTTGACAACTCTTGATCTGTCCTACAACAAACTTCAAGGCCAAATACCCCAGACTCTGAACAAATTTGATACCAAAGCGTTTGAAAACAACGCTGACCTTTGTGGTCAAAAACTCTCTAAAGAATGCAACAAGCAGCAGCCTAAATCACAACAACCCCCGACCACTTCTGAATCAAAATCATCACCAAAATGGATCATCATGCTTGTCGTCGTGCTTCTCTTACTACTTATTTTCATTGGG AAGGCCAGTACCAATGAACCACCGTATGACACAACCAGCAGAAGCAATAATACCAATAATAAGGACAACAAAGATGCTGCTTCCAGCAGCACCTCATCATCATCTCGAAAAGGTGGCTCCCAAAAAGGCCAGCAGGCGGTGGCTGGTGTTGGGCCCTTGACTGGAAAATCATCATCAGTAGGGGACTTGGTCATGGTGAATGAAGAAAGAGGCGTGTTTGGGTTGCAAGACTTGATGAAAGCTGCAGCCGAGGTGCTTGGAAACGGAGGGCTGGGGTCTGCATACAAGGCGACGTTGGGGAATGGAGTGTCGGTGGTTGTCAAAAGGGTGCGAGAGATGAATCAGATGACCAAGGAGGTTTTTGATGTAGAAATGAAGAAGCTAGCCAAACTGAACCACCCAAACATATTGACACCATTGGCATATCATTTCAGGAAAGAAGAGAAACTTTTGGTGTCGGAATACGTCCCCAAAGGAAGTCTGCTTTATGTTCTACAtg GGGACCGTGGTATTTCCCATGCGGAGTTAAACTGGGCTAATAGGCTGAAGATAATAAAAGGAGTGGCAGGAGGGATGGGCTTCCTTCATACAGAATTTGCATCCTATCCGTTGCCTCACGGGAACCTAAAGTCAAGCAACGTGCTAATCGGATCAGACTATGAAGCGGTGCTTAGTGATTACGCTTTTCATCCTCTACTTAATAACACGCCCACGGTACAATGCATGTTTGCTTATAAATCTCCGGAAGCCATACTTAACCAGAAAGTATCCCAAAAAAGTGATGTCTACTGCATGGGAATCATCATCCTTGAGCTGATAACCGGAAAATACCCATCCCAGTATTTCAATAACCAAAAGGGTGGTGGTGGAACAGACGTGGTACAATGGGTAAGGTCGGCTCTTGCAGAAAACAGGGAAAAGGAGCTGATTGATCCAGAGATAATTTCGACTACATCCAGTACTACTGGAGAAATGGAGAAGCTTCTTCATATTGGAGCTGCTTGTACGGAAAGCGAGCCTGATGAAAGAATCGACTTGAAGGAAGCAATAAGAAGAATACAAGAGGTTCAtatgtaa